In Erigeron canadensis isolate Cc75 chromosome 8, C_canadensis_v1, whole genome shotgun sequence, the DNA window AGTCTTTTGATTAGAGTAGGGGTCGCGAGAGAGCAGAGCGTACGGCCCTGCCATAGTCGCGAGTCTGTTTATAGTCACGACTGTTGTCATAGTCAACAAGGTTGAAACTTTCAGGAAAAAACTTCGAATTGGGAGGGCGATCCTCCCGGTGAACTGACCGTACCCCATTGGTAAAGTGAGCCAataaatcttcttctttctccCTTCACTTTTACTTTGTATATTTATGGCAGATTTGATTCATATAAGAAACTTAACAAAAGAACTTGGATTATGGATAAAGATGAAAAATTAATAGATGCTTTAATGGAAAAGCATTAAACGAATTGATTTCTTGAAGGTGGTCTACACTCTACAGTGAGCATGATTTACCAAACATCACTTTTGATGTAGCATATGAGGCGATGGACGATATCAGAACATATAATTATggttctatatttatatatatgtcaaactTTTGTTCCTTAAAAACCACTGTAGTATTATGTTGGGATTTAATGTTGTAGTTTTTGGAGATCATCATGGAAGTCGATGATTTTTATGTTGATAGACTAATGAATTTAGGATTAAACAAAATGGAAGGTGATGTGTGGTTTTATGAATTTGAAATTTCTTTTGTATGAATGTATTGTGTTTGTCAACTGCCTGAAATTATTCGTGTGAAtatagttaaaattaaaatgaaacagaTGAATCTAACTGGGATGATTCACAGATACTAGCTAGTTCTcatttctttacttttaatcTACCAAACAACAGAATTCATTTCTTTTAGATTTCTTGTTAATTTCTCTATTGATACCAAACAAAGGATTTTATTGAATTTCTCAGCAATTTCATTTCTCTgttcatttcatttctcttaATTTTTATCTACCAAACGTGCCCTTAGTTTTGTGTGTTCATTGAATATCAAGTATGTGTCTTGTGTAGTAAAATTGTGGGGGGGAAAGAAGGAAATATGATTAATAACTGGAAAGAAATGATTCCTTCTATTAACGACATTACACTAGTATATTTTCTTATTCAATATTCTAAGGCAAACAATGAGGAAGAGATGGAGAAAAATGGACGGATCCGAAATTCTATTTGGCttcaattcatcttttcttcttcactgCATGTGTGGTGAATCCGCAGCCGGAGATTGGGATGGAGATGGAGATGAAGGAGCAAGCCTTGAGTATTGTGGAGTTTTAGGGTTGAACCTGCATAAAACAAGAGAGGAATGTTAATAGAATTATTCAGATAATTCTATCTCCATTTCTATATTAGAAGtcataataaatgaaaaatgtcTCTTATTGGTAAGTAGTTCCTATAATTACATGTTGCAATCGAATAACTCTAGTCGATCAGGGTCAATATAGCCCATATCAAGATCTATATGACAAAGCTTCGGAATCTGCAAAGCCCTGCGCACATCTATCCAAAAAGAATTTGCAGCTTGCTTTAAGCATTGGCAGAGAGATGTTCGTTCTTCGGGGTTTGCGTTAGCCATTCGTCTCATTTTTTTTGCACGCCAGCAGCATGGAATATTGACGTGGTCTTCTCCCGACAAGAATTCTAGGCAAGGCGACAACGTACTGAGCTATGACATATTCACAAGAAATTGCATGCACTAATAGGCTTGCACTATTCATAGCTAAACATAAAATCACTAACACCATTAGCATAGAAGAAGAACCTCCCACCATTCTCAATTGTATTCTATAATAACCGGTTACTATTAAAGAAGCTATGCAAGATATATAGAAGTGCAGACTTATTGTTTGCTACCTAATCTATATTTACAAGGGTAAGTATTTATCATGGACATAaccaaactttggacgaatgacTATAGCGTGACATAACCAAAGttgtgtttattgtatgtaatcatctttaaattatgtctattgtatgtaagaaaatatatCTGACCAATAAAAACTAACAAGTGGCCCTATATATGGGTGCCACGTTTGCCTTTTTACATACAAATTACATAattaaagatgattacatataatgaacacaactttagttatttcccaTTATAGACATTCGTTTAAAATTTCTTACATTCCAGGTTATcctttttataatgaaaagtacGGTGTAGTAAATTAAGAACATACTATTTATAAAACTCACATTATTCGTGTGTGAGTATTCAATTCAagttttgtattgtttttggATGGCTGACGAAACATGTGAGCATATGCAATAATCGCAAACCAACATGATTTCGACAGAAAATTAAATCATGATTACACACATCTGTAATTGTTCAAGATGTGTAAAATGCGAACGAGCTGTAGTACTGCGATTTCTTTTGGATATACGTGAAAATAGCCATGAATTACTAGTGCTGGTCACATAAAATAAAGTTATCCATATATAAATTAGCATTAGTTTACAAACTTCATCATAAActtcatcaagtattaaaacCAGACAACCATATCGAATTCTTGAGTCATGGtacaattttgacctttttAGCCTCATGAACTTCACCATTTTCGTCACTGATCACATCTTTAGGTTCATCTTCTTCCGTCCTCTTACGTTTCAAAAAGTTCACAAGTCCTTCCAACACAACCTCCACATTATCAGACTTCATTAATTCCTCGGCCACCTCTGCTGGTGTAACCTTCTTGCAATCGATTAACTCTTTGATTTCCCTGAATCGCCAATGGTGGTCGTGAATGCTAAGGTAATTAGCCGCTAGTGTCTTGaacccatcaccggtcaagtAGGACATGTGAATATGTACATCCATCCGCCCTGGTCTAAGCAATGCAGGGTCAAGTCTTTCTTTGTGGTTTGTTGTAAATATTATTATACGTTCATCCCCACAACACGACCATAGACCGTCTATGAAATTCAAAAGCCCCGACAAAGAGAACTACGAAAGCAAcaatttttatgttaataactAAACAATCAAAAGGCTCgctttattaaaattaaattttgcctaattgatgaatatattgttagctttttatatatgataaacCAAAAAAGATAAAACAGAATCTAGTAAAGTAGCATAAAATCAATCTTCTATGATACCATAAAGACTCAGCATTGACGCAGCATTCACAATGGCAATAAAGTACCAAGATAAAGCAATGATTTATGAAATTTCTACGAAATACACCAGAAAAACATATGATAGACCATTCAAGATGCATTATTGTACTTTGCTAAAAAGACTATCAAAACGACCAAAATATtagaaaccaaaaaaatatcaaaactaaCCTGGGGATCACGAGTGGGTTTATAATCAAGATAATTAGGCTGAAGAGGAGTTCCCTTCCGATCAGGCAATTGTATGCTACAATCGATATCTTCAATAACAAGTATGGACCGATTTGATGTTCTTAACATCAAGTTCTTTAAGCCAGAATCACCTCCAACATTCATCAACTGcaaatcatatatatcaaacttAAGATAATTGGCTATGGCCGCAATCAAACTAGATTTCCCTGTCCCGGGCGGACCATACAACAAATACCCTCTTTTCCAGGCTTTCccaacttttttataaaaatctttcCGTCTCAAAAACAAATCCAAATCGTCAATGATGGCCTTCTTCATCTTAGGGTCCATCGCGAGCGTATCAAACGTTGATGGATGATCTAGATTCACGGATTCTTTAGAACCACCTGGATTACCTGGATACGGGAGCTGTAGGTTATGTAACTTGACGTCTTTCTTTTGTTCCTCTAGCTCTTTAGCTTTCCTAATAATATATGGCAGATAAGAacttattattatctctttatACTCCTTATCAAATTTCAACTCGAAATATCTTTTCTCAATGGAAAAACCACCACTCGAGCTTCTGTTTCCATTAGAATACCCAAGATGATAGACACCACCACTGctgccgccaccgccaccaccatgattttgttCACGGACATACGTCCATGTAACAGGGATTCCTTCAAACAAATCTACTACTTTCTCAGATTCTGCAAACTTGATATTGATGTGTTTTTCTTTAACAGTCTTGGTAATCctgtaatcatttaaaaaaataagtacaaaatactaaaatataacaaccaaatttatttataatagattACCTAAGACGGTTGGAATCAGGGTTGATTTTAGTAAACATAAAGGCTTCAGCAGCATCAAACATGTGGTTACTTGTTATGCCATCTCTTTCGTCGAAAACTAGAGTGAGCTTTGATGATTTTGGTTTCCAATAAAATCGAATCGCTTCCATGACATAATTCCGGAGTTCTCTAGGAAAGAGCTGGTCGAACATCGTTCGGAAAAGCATGATTGAAGTTGACATTGAGGCATAGGCCGACAGCAGAGATGAAGGGGTCGGCATGTCCAGAAAGTTGCGAGTTGCCATTTTCCTTTCTGACTAGTTACTATTATGAGATACCAGAGAAAAATAAGAATGAATGTCAAATGTGTGTTTATTAGTTTAGAATAGTAGAGAAAAAAGCTTAAAGTGATGAAATTTTGTTGAGCTTTAGTGGGAAAGGAGCTTCCTCCACCCTTGTACAAATGCTGAACTTGACATTTGACATTAAATACAAATGCTGAACTTGACATTTGACATTAAATACGACTCAAGAGTATTGGGTTGGATTACAAATTGGTGTCCCTTTATGCAATCAATCCAACACGAAcaagttatataatatttagacgGTCATCTATTAATTCATGTAAttataacttattaattaaaaaaattttatttgacATATCAAGTCAAAAGGTAACATATGGAATTGCGTTCACAATCTCAATTAGAGAATAATCACCAATGAATATGATTTGATCCAATCatttaatctatatctatactatcttataaaaagtATTGAATTTCTAAAATTcagcatttttttttctttctaaaatacccctacttaaacataatacCCTTATATACCATCCTTTCCCCCATtttctctaatcattacacactctcatcgactTTCTATCACCCTCTTCCGCCGCTGCTCTCCTTCTCCACCGTCTACCTCgctctccaccaccgcctcccttttatattgtcgtCACTCTCTAGgcgctgcaacgcgcggacactatACTTGTTGCAAAGAAACTATATTCACCATGTTATCATAATTCCTTGACTATTCTAACATTtgacttaaaaagtcaaaaccTACAAATAATTATAGGAATTGATATCGTACCAttctttttgattatttttaacaAACTGTCAGTTGATGCATAAGTGTGATAgctttattaaaatatatcgTAATAATATCATCTCCCAATAATTATTATAGTATCATCCAATCAAGATAACCAaccaattgaaaaaaaaaaaccaaaaaaaattattacctAAGCAAACTATTAGTCAAGTACTCAAAATCCATAGCATAAACATAAATCATCGTTGATAATGATCCTCTAaagtaactttataggtaaggttaaaaaaaaaaatcttaactattggattaaaatcaaagagtTAAGATTTAAACAATAGGAAAGTGATAAAGATACAATAAGTTGTAGCCATCTACAAAAATGTCTgctttatacagttgtacactgcgCAGTAAAACATGTACATTTGTTGTGGATGACTAATAATTGTTGTAGAATTATCACTTCcctaaaaaataattttttaatctttaaccattgattttaacCTAATAGTTAAAATCACATGAATTTACctataaagttcatttaaacttTAGAGGATATCCTCATATATAGACATATAATAATCaagtttataaatatgaaaGTTAAGTAAAAATTTAAACCTAAATGATGATAAACTGAATGATGATGGATGGTTTTTGGATCTTTGaactttttcaatattttcaaCTTCAATTGAGTAGTGGATAAAAAAAGTTCTCTATTTGGTTTGGCTCCATGAGTGATGTGTGGCAGTGTGAGTTTGTGATTTCCAAAATGGAAACAAAGCTACACTTACATAGAAAATTGTGAAGTAGGGTTTGTTCTCATTCCACAAACTCAGGTAGTGGACCAAAAGAAAAAGTAGTCGGGCTTTGTTGGGCTCGGCTAGACTAAAGAGAAACCCAAAAGAAATCAACCCCAATGTATAAAAAATTTGTGAAAGTAGTGGATTCGTGTATGTGTATGTTTCGGCTAAAAGTGAAATAAAAGTGAGAGTTGGTTTATGGGGGCTCGGCTAGccaattaaaatgaaaagaaataaaactgaGGTGCTTCGGTTTTTCTATCCCCCCTAGCCGATGAAAGTTTCTTTTCCCCTTGCTTTTTGTCTCAAATTTGGCATGAACTAAATCTGAATAGCGCCACTTCATTTGATTACTATTTTATGTAATCTTTTATCCCTTTTAACTCCAAATTGCTAAACTTGATGACGTTTGATATAACATACTAATATTAGCGAATGGGCAAATTCccttttaccaaaaaatatTAACACTACTTATTGAATTGAACTAATGTTAGCCATGGTCATGTATATTTCTACAATGGGTTACAATGGAAAGGTTTATAGCCTTGTCCGTAAtgtaacttttacatttacttaaatttatattataccCGGCATTTGAGCGTTTAGTGTTTATTTGCTAATCAAGGTGATTTTCATGgccccatttttttttttgaacaacataaaattaaatatatatatatatatacaaaggaCAAAGCTCAAGATGAGCTAGCCTAAAAGATTACATCACGAGAAGAGGATTTAAAAGCCACTCTTCCCATTTAATGTTTATCTTACGATTCCTACTAACAAACCAATGGAAGGAATAATAGACAATACTATCAAAAATCTCGTCATCTTTAGTCTTTGTAGGCTCGAAGATGCAATTGTTACAAAACCTCCAAATAGTCCACCAAGCGATACAGGTGATCGAGAAAATTAGATCTTTGTGCATGCACTTAATATGCCAGCTATCAATAGTATCTACAAGACTACAACCATCTTAGGGGAGCCCCATTTGATTAATGTTTTTTTCGTGGGGAAAAGAAACTTTTGATATGTCATGGTTCATTGTGGTCCCTTTACGGGCCGTGGTATTATTCGTCTCTGTTATGGGCCGTGTTCATATTGGGTTTAGCAACAGGCCTTTGTTAAATGTTCTTGTCTTATTAAGTGTTTGATACACCTTACAATTGCAAATAAATggtttagtttttcatttttatatatgccatataaaacataaaagtgATTGTTGGGCATATATGCTACCATTTAGCTCATTTTCACCCATTATCAAAAATTCTAAGTCGTGTGTTACCTAAGACGGTTAAAATCAGGGTTGACTTTATAAGTAAACATAAAGGCTTCAGCAGCATCAAACATATGGTTAGTTGTTATGCCATCTCTTTCGGCAAACACGAGAGTAAGCTTTGACGATTTTGGTTTCCAGTAAAATCGAACCGCATCCATGACATATTTCTGGAGTTCTCTAGGAAAGAGTTGGTCGAACATCGTATGGAAAAGCATGATTGAAGTAATGAAGTTGACATTGAGGCGTAAGCAAACGGCAGAGACGAAGGTGTAGACAtgtacatataattaaaaccattacattaattaaaatagacataaataaatatattaataatacataaaagtaaatcatatataaaccAGCCAATTATGTTTAGGTggtgatttatttatttttttaactaaaacttgttgtatgaatattattttttttttaaatcattgtTTTGGTGGTGGtatagtttattttcaatctGGTTAGTTTACTAATAATTGTTATGGATTTGATGATTTATTAAAAAGTGGTAACAGAGCAttctaataatattaataaaaaaactacaTATAAAATAGTAAAGAGAACGACAAATTAATCCCATGTAGTTTGTAGATAAGAACAAATACACCTTCATCAAACAACCTTAGTAAAAGGAATCttgcttttattttaaattgaaaatatgattactataaaaaaacaaagatacTAGAAAAAAGATAAGAAAGCCTGGTGATTTCAATCATTGACCATTGTTAAACCTACTACCTACCTCTTTCATAACCATAATAGTTCGCTTGACACGTCATTCTTTTCACCAAGCTTGTCCACCTACTGACCATTCTTAACCGTTcttatttttacactttttccaTCACGTTAGTATCAGCTTCACATCACAATCACCTTCTATTTTTCTCACTAATCATTCACCTTCAAATAAAATACCTCACTATACCCCATAATACAtccaatcaaatcaaaatataacaaattaagaTAAAAAAGACAAAGATTATGGTATACTATACTATAGGTAAAcactttcaccttcttcacttCACCTACTAATTTCATATACAAGGCCTGTCTATAGGGTGTGCAAAGTGGACGACGGGCCGAGACCCATTTTTTTAAGGAGCCcgattattaatttttttaaaaaaattatatatataaattaaaatttatacggCTTCTGAAAAAGTCTACGCAATCAATCGAACCGGTGCTCATTCCGTCATCACACAGATCCCTTGTCCCCACTTTCTTATTAGGCCTATACTTATAAGTCGTCTTCACGGCGTCGGACGCACAAAACGAAGAAGACACTAGTAGCACTGGCGTCTAGCCGCATCTGGTGCTACTGCGTTTGATATTGGACGCGGAGAAGGAGTGCGTGTGGGGCccgaaattaaaaaaaaaactattttttaatcCAAGATTTTGAATTCAacggctactttcaaaataattttttttttaaacccttATTTATTCTCAACTTCACACTTCCATTtcatatcacaacttaatttcTTTCTTCTCCTTTCCAACTTCAATAAACCATTTCATAACCCATTTTCCATAAACCATTCAGAATGTTTAGAACTCTGTGGACTCAAAAAGAAGATCTTTGTTTGTCGAGATGTTGGGTGACGAGGAGAGACCCTGTTACGGGTAGGATTGAAACGATTAATCCCGGAAACTGCTTTTGGACTGATGTTACTAAAATGTTCAACGAGGAGACCAATGAGGAACTGCAAAGTCACTGGAGCAAGATGAGGAGGGAATGCAAAGAGTTTGAGGTAATTTGGATGCAGTTGGATGCACAAGTGAGGAACGAAGACGATGAGGAACAATATGCACTTGGGCAGAATCATTCCACGACAACTGCGGTGAAGGCAAATCAACATGGGAAGTGAAATGTAcagaacacgacaagtggtgggccAATAAAACGGTTCACCGTGGAATCgaaaaaatgtcaatcaaaagACGACGAAGAGTAACcgtatcattattatgtatttcttttttttttttcagtactgtcttttttattattgtagtatcttttatttttaagtaatataatgtgttttaattataataaaatgtgtttgtttagttttgtggaaaataaaaacgaaataatataataatggatgagtagtgttagaagtgggttagaagtgggggttataaggagggggGTGTTCTTAGTGTGTCTGGaagtgatgaatagtgttagaagtgggttagaAGTGATTCCTTATAAATATAGGTCTTAGTTGCAGGTGATGCACTCATGCTTTTCtcttcttcctttttatttttatttttattttatggagATAAATAATGAATGATTGATTGTAAACTTTATCCATATTTgtctttataatttattaattattaattattatataaaatgtataatattttatacagtTAATAATAGATATAGTATCATATCAATGgtatgattttgttttttttagcttcttgaaaaataatttttgctaTGTTTATTGGTATAATATTTATCGTCGTTTTTAAAAATTaggttatataatataaactcgttatatatatatatatatacaatttcttGCGCTTAGCCTATGGGTCCTTTTTTGGTGCTCGGCCAAGACCCATAAAACTTCGGAGCCGGCATTGTTCACATATATCCATTAGCAATTCATCAATTTCACTTTTTCATTTCACCTACCTCTTTTACCTAACCTTAACAATGGTCTTATAAATGATCTAAGTATGTTTCTATGGTTTTTATTGATatgacagttttttttttttttaattttttgttaattagtaATACTCCTTCCGTCCCACTAAATGTATCTAATTTTGAactttcaaagtctttatttatacaatatatgatgaaatttataccaatcaaaaatacatttaaaactcaatcaattcatataacatttatcaaatactatataacaaaaatcaagATACACAAGTTCAAAGTTTACGAAAGaagactttaaaattttaaaatagagACGGATGGACTAATAAATAATGAGGAAAAAGTaaggaagaaaagaagaagaaatattGTTGGCAGTAATGTGTAACATGTAAAGGTGTTCAAGTCGGATATTCGAAGTTTCGGATATCCAAATTTCGGATAGTGGATTTCAATATCTGAACATATATCCAAAGTTTCGGATATACGAAATTTCCGGACCTATCCAAAATAtccaaatttttaaatatatatatttggatatTTTCGGATATTGACTATATATTTTTCGGATAGTACCACATAATTTTGGATAGTTTTGAATATTTTTggatattaaataataaaatattgaattttttttaaaaaataagattttCGGATACTTCggatattcaaaattttcaaaaatcactatCAGAATCCGAATATATCCAAAATTCCGGATATCTGACTTTTCGAATACAATTGGATCGGATTTTCGGATACAGATAGTTTTAAAC includes these proteins:
- the LOC122579168 gene encoding AAA-ATPase At5g17760-like; this encodes MATRNFLDMPTPSSLLSAYASMSTSIMLFRTMFDQLFPRELRNYVMEAIRFYWKPKSSKLTLVFDERDGITSNHMFDAAEAFMFTKINPDSNRLRITKTVKEKHINIKFAESEKVVDLFEGIPVTWTYVREQNHGGGGGGSSGGVYHLGYSNGNRSSSGGFSIEKRYFELKFDKEYKEIIISSYLPYIIRKAKELEEQKKDVKLHNLQLPYPGNPGGSKESVNLDHPSTFDTLAMDPKMKKAIIDDLDLFLRRKDFYKKVGKAWKRGYLLYGPPGTGKSSLIAAIANYLKFDIYDLQLMNVGGDSGLKNLMLRTSNRSILVIEDIDCSIQLPDRKGTPLQPNYLDYKPTRDPQFSLSGLLNFIDGLWSCCGDERIIIFTTNHKERLDPALLRPGRMDVHIHMSYLTGDGFKTLAANYLSIHDHHWRFREIKELIDCKKVTPAEVAEELMKSDNVEVVLEGLVNFLKRKRTEEDEPKDVISDENGEVHEAKKVKIVP